A DNA window from Impatiens glandulifera chromosome 7, dImpGla2.1, whole genome shotgun sequence contains the following coding sequences:
- the LOC124910513 gene encoding chromatin-remodeling complex subunit ies6-like — translation MGEMEYEVNEAEIVLPSHLSFKKIQMSEKYPKGQARNRHWKNLKQIIRDDSVRNQHPDEPNYVNIATPPSMHPAKRICDITGYEAPYYDPRTNLRYANTEVFKQIRSLPNEYVQRYLALRNAAVVLK, via the exons ATGGGGGAAATGGAGTACGAAGTGAACGAAGCAGAAATTGTGCTGCCTTCTCACCTCAGCTTCAAGAAGATTCAGATGAGTGAGAAGTATCCGAAAGGTCAAGCGAGGAACAGACACTGGAAAAATCTCAAGCAGATCATCAGAGATGATAGTGTCCGAAATCAGCATCCCGATGAACCTAATT ATGTGAATATAGCGACACCACCATCTATGCACCCGGCCAAGAGAATCTGTGATATCACTGGTTACGAG GCTCCTTATTATGATCCGAGAACAAACCTTAGATATGCGAACACAGAGGTGTTCAAGCAGATAAGATCGCTTCCTAATGAGTATGTTCAGCGTTATCTAGCTCTCAGAAACGCTGCAGTGGTTCTCAAGTAA